In one Bufo gargarizans isolate SCDJY-AF-19 chromosome 11, ASM1485885v1, whole genome shotgun sequence genomic region, the following are encoded:
- the POLR3C gene encoding DNA-directed RNA polymerase III subunit RPC3, with product MTAMEMWLSALLLQEHYGEIVERVGAFLIRNGAQPLRVIVSETGTPTDQVKKALCVLLQHGLATYQMHRRGFVEYSARCDRCLRILRFPRYIFTAKTLYGDAGELIVEELLLNGKMTLTAGVKKVANRMTETMEDGKSIEYSEVLATFTQLADTHFVQRCPGVSDTGDAPKAEGRRPPAPTLVTNEKEMYCVPKVTLIGRGKRRRSSDDDEGATESKRPKRDTGAEGGQDDGIYWQINMDRFHQHFRDQAIISAVSNKMDQTSSEIVRTMLRMSEITTSSNAAFTQPLSSNEIFRALPAGYNISKQVLDQYLTLLADDPLEFVGRSGDSGGGMFVINLHKAVTSLATSNLESIVQERFGSRCARIFRLLLRKKHLEQKQVEDFAMIPAKEAKDMLYRMLSVNLVNLQEIPKTPDHAPSRTFYLYTVNPLSAARMLLQRCYKTVANLIERRQFETKENKRLLEKSQRIEAILTSMQATGAEESQLQEIEEMITAPERQQLENLKRNVNKLDASEIQVDETIFILESYVTSTKATVP from the exons ATGACGGCGATGGAGATGTGGCTGAGCGCGCTGCTCCTGCAGGAGCACTACGGCGAGATCGTGGAGCGCGTGGGCGCCTTCCTGATCCGCAACGGCGCCCAGCCGCTCAGGGTGATCGTCAGCGagaccgggacccccaccgaccag GTGAAGAAGGCGCTGTGCGTCCTCCTGCAGCACGGCCTGGCCACGTACCAGATGCACCGCCGCGGCTTTGTGGAGTACTCCGCCCGCTGTGACCGCTGCCTGCGCATCCTGCGCTTCCCCCGCTACATCTTCACGGCCAAGACGCTGTACGGGGACGCGGGCGAGCTGATCGTGGAGGAGCTGCTGCTGAACGGGAAGATGACGCTGACTGCCGGCGTGAAGAAAGTCGCCAACCGCATGACCGAGACCATGGAAG ACGGGAAGAGCATAGAGTACAGCGAGGTGCTGGCGACTTTCACCCAGTTGGCAGACACTCACTTTGTCCAGCGGTGCCCGGGTGTGTCCGATACTGGGGACGCGCCCAAGGCAGAGGGACGTCGGCCCCCAGCCCCCACACTGGTCACCAACGAGAAGGAGATGTACTGCGTCCCTAAAGTCACCCTGATCG GGAGGGGGAAGCGGCGCCGTTCTTCCGATGACGATGAAGGCGCCACTGAGAGCAAGAGGCCGAAGAGAGACACCGGTGCAGAG GGCGGTCAGGACGACGGGATCTACTGGCAGATCAACATGGATCGCTTCCACCAGCACTTCCGGGACCAGGCCATCATCAGCGCCGTGTCCAATAAGATGGACCAG ACCAGCAGTGAGATCGTCCGCACCATGCTGAGAATGAGCGAGATCACCACCTCCTCCAACGCCGCCTTCACTCAGCCGCTCTCCTCCAACGAg ATTTTCCGAGCTTTGCCCGCAGGGTACAACATTTCCAAGCAGGTGTTGGACCAGTACCTAACGCTGCTGGCGGACGACCCG TTGGAGTTTGTCGGACGGTCGGGAGACAGCGGCGGCGGGATGTTCGTCATCA ATCTGCACAAAGCCGTCACCTCGCTGGCCACCTCCAACCTGGAGTCTATAGTCCAAGAGAG GTTCGGCTCTCGCTGCGCCCGGATCTTCCGACTCCTCCTGCGAAAGAAACACCTGGAGCAGAAACAAGTGGAGGATTTTGCAATGATCCCAGCGAAGGAGGCGAAAGACATGTTATACCGCATGTTATCAGTCAACCTAGTCAACCTGCAG GAAATTCCTAAAACTCCTGATCACGCCCCATCCAGAACCTTCTACCTGTACACAGTGAATCCTCTTTCGGCCGCCCGGATGTTACTGCAGAGATGCTACAAG ACAGTGGCTAATCTGATCGAGAGGCGACAGTTCGAAACCAAGGAAAACAA GAGGCTCCTGGAGAAATCCCAGAGGATTGAGGCAATCCTCACCTCCATGCAGGCCACCGGGGCTGAGGAGTCTCAGCTGCAGGAGATCGAGGAGATGATCACCGCCCCGGAGCGCCAGCAGCTCGAGAACCTGAAACGGAACGTGAACAA ACTGGATGCCAGCGAGATCCAGGTGGATGAAACCATATTCATTCTGGAGTCCTATGTGACCAGCACAAAGGCCACTGTCCCCTGA
- the PIAS3 gene encoding E3 SUMO-protein ligase PIAS3 isoform X1, which yields MAELTELKHMVMSFRVSELLVLLGFAGRNKSGRKHELLSKALHLVKSGCNPTILMKIKELYRRRYPRKVLSTTDLTMLHMQTGALPNANSLAQGAVCHLGYDGGTMPSTLPSSVLPPIPMLGPKHETDIQHLSPPIHPVHPDVKMKRLPFYDVYDELIKPTTLASTNTQRFEEAHFSFALTPQQVHQILSSRDILPGAKCDYTVQVQLRFCLCETSCPQEDYFPPNLFVKVNGKLCPLPGYLPPTKNGAEPKRPSRPINISPLIRLSSTVPNNIIVNWSSEFGRNYSLSVYLVKQLTSVTLLQKLRAKGIRNPDHSRALIKEKLTADPDSEIATTSLRVSLMCPLGKMRLTVPCRAITCTHLQCFDAALYLQMNEKKPTWTCPVCDKKAPYDLLIIDGLFMDILNSCTDCDEIQFMEDGSWCPMKPKKEKPDVLQPTSYGGIDGMIYNLSSDLKYNTETKKKVEVIDLTLDSSSDEDEPAPKRPCPITSTTIPSVGSKGVISVDHQPSSVLRSPPMATIGSDYLSTLPLPDYHRTFPVPSDLQGLDIFSFLQTTDNQHYSPSVITSLDEQDALNHFFQYRAPPSHYMSPLTQAITGSHGASNGASRISSIVSTSTLRDSHGHSGSQNSTPTLPGCRPDIISLD from the exons CACATGGTTATGAGCTTTAGAGTCTCCGAACTGCTAGTTCTTCTGGGTTTTGCCGGCAGGAACAAGAGTGGACGGAAACACGAGCTTCTCTCCAAGGCCCTTCATCTGGTGAAGTCTGGCTGCAACCCGACCATCCTGATGAAGATCAAGGAGCTCTATCGAAGGAGATATCCTCGCAAGGTCCTCAGCACCACAGACTTGACCATGCTGCACATGCAGACTGGGGCGCTACCTAATGCTAACTCACTGGCTCAGGGTGCCGTGTGCCACCTGGGCTATGATGGCGGCACCATGCCGAGCACCCTTCCTTCATCTGTGCTGCCCCCTATCCCCATGCTTGGTCCCAAACACGAGACGGACATTCAGCACCTATCCCCGCCCATACACCCAGTCCACCCAGATGTCAAGATGAAGAGGCTTCCATTCTACGATGTCTACGATGAGCTGATCAAACCAACCACACTGG CTTCCACAAACACGCAACGGTTTGAAGAGGCCCACTTTAGCTTTGCACTGACGCCCCAACAGGTCCATCAAATCCTGAGTTCAAG agaCATACTGCCTGGTGCTAAATGTGATTACACAGTCCAGGTCCAGCTGAG GTTCTGTCTGTGTGAGACCAGCTGTCCGCAGGAGGACTACTTCCCCCCCAACCTCTTTGTGAAGGTGAACGGGAAGCTGTGCCCATTGCCA GGCTACTTACCTCCCACCAAGAATGGAGCGGAGCCTAAAAGGCCGAGCAGACCCATCAACATCTCCCCGCTCATCCGGCTGTCGTCCACTGTGCCCAACAACATCATTGTCAACTGGTCGTCGGAGTTTGGCAGA AATTACTCGCTGTCCGTCTACCTGGTGAAGCAGCTGACCTCGGTCACCCTTCTGCAGAAACTCCGCGCCAAAGGCATCCGGAACCCAGACCATTCCAGAGCACTGA TAAAAGAGAAGCTGACGGCCGACCCCGACAGTGAGATCGCCACAACCAGCCTTCGGGTCTCCCTCATGTGTCCG CTGGGGAAGATGCGTCTGACCGTGCCCTGTAGGGCCATCACCTGCACCCACCTCCAGTGCTTCGATGCTGCCCTCTACCTGCAAATGAATGAGAAAAAACCAACGTGGACGTGTCCTGTGTGCGACAAGAAGGCGCCATACGATTTGCTCATTATAGACGG TCTCTTCATGGACATCCTGAACTCCTGCACAGACTGCGATGAGATTCAGTTCATGGAGGACGGGTCCTGGTGTCCGATGAAGCCCAAGAAGGAGAAGCCGGACGTGCTGCAGCCCACATCGTATGGAGGGATTGATG GAATGATCTACAACCTCAGCTCTGACCTCAAGTACAACACCGAGACCAAGAAGAAGGTGGAAGTGATCGACCTAACCCTGGACAGCTCATCAGACGAGGACGAGCCTGCGCCCAAGAGGCCATGTCCTATCACCTCAACGACCATACCCTCTGTCGGATCCAAAGG ggtgatCAGCGTTGACCATCAACCATCGTCTGTTCTGAGAAGCCCCCCTATGGCCACTATAGGGAGTGATTACCTCTCCACCCTTCCTCTACCCGACTACCACCGAACCTTCCCAGTACCAAGCGACCTTCAAG GTCTCGATATCTTCTCCTTCCTTCAGACGACGGACAATCAG CATTACAGCCCATCCGTCATCACCTCCCTGGATGAACAGGACGCCCTCAATCACTTTTTCCAGTACCGGGCCCCCCCATCGCATTACATGAGCCCCCTCACCCAGGCCATAACAGGATCCCACGGGGCAAGCAATGGCGCCAGCCGGATAAGTAGCATTGTTTCCACCAGCACGTTACGGGACAGTCACGGCCACAGCGGATCTCAGAACTCCACCCCGACCTTACCTGGGTGCAGACCGGACATTATATCATTGGACTGA
- the NUDT17 gene encoding nucleoside diphosphate-linked moiety X motif 17 isoform X2: MCEGVTGHFAPEDQDQVMVNCGLDHNRFIISDRPFSGSRQAQLQRPAFCPIKNLTTDQVASLPEEIRGRGVDVGVAILLQSVNKRILLTRRSKELHIFPNVWVPPGGHMEDREQLINAGLRELQEETGLNLQGANLPWSILGLWESVFPPLLSRGLPTRHHIVTYLLVSSNETHQELQEKLQPDEREVSACAWLDREIAEQIVTAAEGEKDSGKRSTGLQPPITITEVSGRSLIQKDLALSTLLNTAPIEGEDTERVSTGTKYALELWLQTLR, from the exons ATGTGCGAG GGCGTCACCGGGCACTTTGCCCCCGAGGATCAGGACCAGGTGATGGTGAACTGCGGCCTGGATCACAATCGGTTCATCATCTCGGATCGGCCGTTCAGCGGCTCCAGACAGGCGCAGTTACAG AGGCCGGCCTTCTGTCCGATAAAAAACCTAACCACGGACCAAGTGGCATCTCTGCCGGAGGAGATAAGGGGCCGCGGCGTGGATGTGGGGGTTGCCATCTTGTTGCAGTCCGTCAATAAAAGGATTCTTCTGACCAGACGTTCCAAGGAGCTGCACATCTTCCCCAACGTCTGGGTGCCGCCAG GAGGTCACATGGAGGACAGAGAACAG CTCATTAATGCCGGCCTGCGAGAACTTCAGGAGGAGACGGGGTTAAATCTGCAAGGCGCCAACCTCCCCTGGAGCATTCTGGGATTGTGGGAG TCCGTGTTCCCACCGTTACTGAGCCGTGGCCTGCCCACACGCCATCATATTGTCACTTACCTGCTGGTGTCATCCAATGAAACCCACCAAGAGCTGCAG GAGAAACTCCAGCCAGATGAGCGGGAGGTGAGCGCCTGCGCGTGGCTGGATCGGGAGATCGCAGAGCAGATTGTGACCGCCGCAGAAGGAGAAAAGGATTCTGGGAAGAGAAGTACTGGTCTGCAGCCTCCAATAAC CATCACAGAAGTCAGCGGTCGATCACTGATACAGAAAGACCTTGCTCTGTCTACGCTTCTTAATACGGCCCCTATAGAGGGTGAGGATACGGAACGCGTGAGCACCGGTACAAAGTACGCGCTGGAGCTGTGGCTGCAAACTCTACGCTGA
- the PIAS3 gene encoding E3 SUMO-protein ligase PIAS3 isoform X2 has translation MVMSFRVSELLVLLGFAGRNKSGRKHELLSKALHLVKSGCNPTILMKIKELYRRRYPRKVLSTTDLTMLHMQTGALPNANSLAQGAVCHLGYDGGTMPSTLPSSVLPPIPMLGPKHETDIQHLSPPIHPVHPDVKMKRLPFYDVYDELIKPTTLASTNTQRFEEAHFSFALTPQQVHQILSSRDILPGAKCDYTVQVQLRFCLCETSCPQEDYFPPNLFVKVNGKLCPLPGYLPPTKNGAEPKRPSRPINISPLIRLSSTVPNNIIVNWSSEFGRNYSLSVYLVKQLTSVTLLQKLRAKGIRNPDHSRALIKEKLTADPDSEIATTSLRVSLMCPLGKMRLTVPCRAITCTHLQCFDAALYLQMNEKKPTWTCPVCDKKAPYDLLIIDGLFMDILNSCTDCDEIQFMEDGSWCPMKPKKEKPDVLQPTSYGGIDGMIYNLSSDLKYNTETKKKVEVIDLTLDSSSDEDEPAPKRPCPITSTTIPSVGSKGVISVDHQPSSVLRSPPMATIGSDYLSTLPLPDYHRTFPVPSDLQGLDIFSFLQTTDNQHYSPSVITSLDEQDALNHFFQYRAPPSHYMSPLTQAITGSHGASNGASRISSIVSTSTLRDSHGHSGSQNSTPTLPGCRPDIISLD, from the exons ATGGTTATGAGCTTTAGAGTCTCCGAACTGCTAGTTCTTCTGGGTTTTGCCGGCAGGAACAAGAGTGGACGGAAACACGAGCTTCTCTCCAAGGCCCTTCATCTGGTGAAGTCTGGCTGCAACCCGACCATCCTGATGAAGATCAAGGAGCTCTATCGAAGGAGATATCCTCGCAAGGTCCTCAGCACCACAGACTTGACCATGCTGCACATGCAGACTGGGGCGCTACCTAATGCTAACTCACTGGCTCAGGGTGCCGTGTGCCACCTGGGCTATGATGGCGGCACCATGCCGAGCACCCTTCCTTCATCTGTGCTGCCCCCTATCCCCATGCTTGGTCCCAAACACGAGACGGACATTCAGCACCTATCCCCGCCCATACACCCAGTCCACCCAGATGTCAAGATGAAGAGGCTTCCATTCTACGATGTCTACGATGAGCTGATCAAACCAACCACACTGG CTTCCACAAACACGCAACGGTTTGAAGAGGCCCACTTTAGCTTTGCACTGACGCCCCAACAGGTCCATCAAATCCTGAGTTCAAG agaCATACTGCCTGGTGCTAAATGTGATTACACAGTCCAGGTCCAGCTGAG GTTCTGTCTGTGTGAGACCAGCTGTCCGCAGGAGGACTACTTCCCCCCCAACCTCTTTGTGAAGGTGAACGGGAAGCTGTGCCCATTGCCA GGCTACTTACCTCCCACCAAGAATGGAGCGGAGCCTAAAAGGCCGAGCAGACCCATCAACATCTCCCCGCTCATCCGGCTGTCGTCCACTGTGCCCAACAACATCATTGTCAACTGGTCGTCGGAGTTTGGCAGA AATTACTCGCTGTCCGTCTACCTGGTGAAGCAGCTGACCTCGGTCACCCTTCTGCAGAAACTCCGCGCCAAAGGCATCCGGAACCCAGACCATTCCAGAGCACTGA TAAAAGAGAAGCTGACGGCCGACCCCGACAGTGAGATCGCCACAACCAGCCTTCGGGTCTCCCTCATGTGTCCG CTGGGGAAGATGCGTCTGACCGTGCCCTGTAGGGCCATCACCTGCACCCACCTCCAGTGCTTCGATGCTGCCCTCTACCTGCAAATGAATGAGAAAAAACCAACGTGGACGTGTCCTGTGTGCGACAAGAAGGCGCCATACGATTTGCTCATTATAGACGG TCTCTTCATGGACATCCTGAACTCCTGCACAGACTGCGATGAGATTCAGTTCATGGAGGACGGGTCCTGGTGTCCGATGAAGCCCAAGAAGGAGAAGCCGGACGTGCTGCAGCCCACATCGTATGGAGGGATTGATG GAATGATCTACAACCTCAGCTCTGACCTCAAGTACAACACCGAGACCAAGAAGAAGGTGGAAGTGATCGACCTAACCCTGGACAGCTCATCAGACGAGGACGAGCCTGCGCCCAAGAGGCCATGTCCTATCACCTCAACGACCATACCCTCTGTCGGATCCAAAGG ggtgatCAGCGTTGACCATCAACCATCGTCTGTTCTGAGAAGCCCCCCTATGGCCACTATAGGGAGTGATTACCTCTCCACCCTTCCTCTACCCGACTACCACCGAACCTTCCCAGTACCAAGCGACCTTCAAG GTCTCGATATCTTCTCCTTCCTTCAGACGACGGACAATCAG CATTACAGCCCATCCGTCATCACCTCCCTGGATGAACAGGACGCCCTCAATCACTTTTTCCAGTACCGGGCCCCCCCATCGCATTACATGAGCCCCCTCACCCAGGCCATAACAGGATCCCACGGGGCAAGCAATGGCGCCAGCCGGATAAGTAGCATTGTTTCCACCAGCACGTTACGGGACAGTCACGGCCACAGCGGATCTCAGAACTCCACCCCGACCTTACCTGGGTGCAGACCGGACATTATATCATTGGACTGA
- the NUDT17 gene encoding nucleoside diphosphate-linked moiety X motif 17 isoform X1: MSYDIISSAMMESAKRVLVHLTKEASLLQCARFVQGVTGHFAPEDQDQVMVNCGLDHNRFIISDRPFSGSRQAQLQRPAFCPIKNLTTDQVASLPEEIRGRGVDVGVAILLQSVNKRILLTRRSKELHIFPNVWVPPGGHMEDREQLINAGLRELQEETGLNLQGANLPWSILGLWESVFPPLLSRGLPTRHHIVTYLLVSSNETHQELQEKLQPDEREVSACAWLDREIAEQIVTAAEGEKDSGKRSTGLQPPITITEVSGRSLIQKDLALSTLLNTAPIEGEDTERVSTGTKYALELWLQTLR, from the exons ATGAGCTATGATATAATTTCATCGGCCATGATGGAGTCTGCGAAGCGTGTTCTGGTGCATCTGACCAAAGAGGCTTCGCTGCTTCAATGTGCGAGGTTTGTGCAG GGCGTCACCGGGCACTTTGCCCCCGAGGATCAGGACCAGGTGATGGTGAACTGCGGCCTGGATCACAATCGGTTCATCATCTCGGATCGGCCGTTCAGCGGCTCCAGACAGGCGCAGTTACAG AGGCCGGCCTTCTGTCCGATAAAAAACCTAACCACGGACCAAGTGGCATCTCTGCCGGAGGAGATAAGGGGCCGCGGCGTGGATGTGGGGGTTGCCATCTTGTTGCAGTCCGTCAATAAAAGGATTCTTCTGACCAGACGTTCCAAGGAGCTGCACATCTTCCCCAACGTCTGGGTGCCGCCAG GAGGTCACATGGAGGACAGAGAACAG CTCATTAATGCCGGCCTGCGAGAACTTCAGGAGGAGACGGGGTTAAATCTGCAAGGCGCCAACCTCCCCTGGAGCATTCTGGGATTGTGGGAG TCCGTGTTCCCACCGTTACTGAGCCGTGGCCTGCCCACACGCCATCATATTGTCACTTACCTGCTGGTGTCATCCAATGAAACCCACCAAGAGCTGCAG GAGAAACTCCAGCCAGATGAGCGGGAGGTGAGCGCCTGCGCGTGGCTGGATCGGGAGATCGCAGAGCAGATTGTGACCGCCGCAGAAGGAGAAAAGGATTCTGGGAAGAGAAGTACTGGTCTGCAGCCTCCAATAAC CATCACAGAAGTCAGCGGTCGATCACTGATACAGAAAGACCTTGCTCTGTCTACGCTTCTTAATACGGCCCCTATAGAGGGTGAGGATACGGAACGCGTGAGCACCGGTACAAAGTACGCGCTGGAGCTGTGGCTGCAAACTCTACGCTGA